GAGCTCGCCCTTAAACTGGCGCAGTTAATCAGTGGCAATTCGGCAAAATTCATTGAACGCCAGCAACAGTTAAAACAGGCACAAGCCGATATGAAGGCGGCGGATGACGAACTAACCTCTCTGGAAACTCAAGCCACTGAATTAACGACGCAAATTGCAGAACAACAGCAAAAACACCAGGACTTGGAAGAGGAGAACCAAACGTTGACGGAAAAACGAGATGAACTAAAAAGGCTGCTTGAAGAAATGCTCGCTGAAATTGAAGCCGCCAAAGTCGATGCCGATGAAAAACGTCAGCAAGAGCAGCAACAACCCCAAACAACCACAAGTGAAACCACTGCAGCCAATGATGGGGACAATACCCCAACAGATGAAGACGACGAAGAGCAGCGCTTGGTTAAAATCCTCGAAGATATTTTAGCGGGTAAATACGACCATTTAGGCTCATTTGGGATTTTCGATACGCTAGAGCCACCAGCAGACCGATTAATCGAAATGGGATTAGGTGAAAAATACGACGAGTTAATTGGCAAAGTCGCTGAATATTATGCACGCAAAGATGCTGAAGAACACCCGCTGTAATAGGAGTGATTAATGCATGGCCCTAGGTATTGAAAAATTACGTTACGCCAAACAACTGAAAAAACTGCAAGAAAAAGCTTTTAATGACAACACCAAAGGGATTGAAAAGCTTAAGCTGGTAAAAGAAATTAAAGTGGTGCGTGAAGCATTAGCGGTGAATAGCAAAACCACCGTTAGTCGTTTTCAGCAGTTATTGGCAGGTGAGTTTAATAAACTAGCCCCCAAAGCATTTATCAAAATGGTTAAGTCCATCGTAGTGGATGAAGAAGCAAACATTGATGAAATTAAACAACCGGTCGTCGACTATTTAATTAATCACCTCAACCTAAAAGCGGCTTAACTATGAATGCTGTGTTTAAGCCGATTACACAAGCGGTTAGCTGGTCAGGCATCGAGGAGGCATTTTTTCTGCTGCTGGATACACCGCCAACAAAAAGCGTTTTTCAGGTAATGGAGGCAATAGACATACTCAAACAAACACCACTGGGTGAATTTGACCAACACACGCAAGCTGCCTGGCTCAAACTGAATTATTGGCGGCGTCGACTGGACGTTAACCCTGATGAGTCATTAACTCAACTGATCATGCGACAGACACCATTTGGGGATTTGGAAGGTTTACTTAATCAATGGGGACCACCGGATGATATTGGCCAAGCCCAACTGGAAAAAAACAGAGCCCAGGGTAAACAGCTTCGCGAGCAACTGATTAATCCGGAAAATGCTCAGTTAGCCAATGAAATACAACAGTTACAAGATACCTTAGAACAAATTAAAACCCCTTTCGAAAAATCCCATCAGGAAATTAACCAAATTATCGCTGATATTAAAAAGGAACATGGGTTAACCCAAATGCGACTGGAATTAGACGTTGAAATTAGTGTGTTCAACAATAAAGTCAGGCGTCGAAATCGCAACTATGATGCATTACTAAAAGAAGAACAGACAATTCGCGCTAAAGCCGATCACTATCAGCAATTAGTGAATCAATACATTAAACCCGTTAAAGATGAGTGGAAGCAAACATCACTTTACAAACCAGATGAAACCACCAAAAAACAAGTCATTGAGACACAACAGACGATTAACCAAAAAGCCGAACAATTGATGCAAACGGTTTATGACCAGCTGATCAACCAATCCAATATCTCCGCGCAGGCAGCTCAGCAATGGGCAAAAGAGCAGTCTATTTCAACAGCCGTTATAAGCCGACTGAAAAAAGCCGGTTACAGTAAAACGCAACTTTTAACTGATATGGCGGAGTTTTATCGACTGACTAATGGCCGGTTATCGCAAGTGTCACTTGTCAGTGATGGGCGCAATCGAGCTGCCGCTAATGTCACGGATGGTGTCGTGTTTGTGGATGGTGAGTTTGATAAGCGCACGTTATTTCATGAGATGGCTCATGTACTAGAAAACGATCCGGTAACAAAAGCCACAGCACAGCAGTTTGTTGAATCACGCCGTGAGGGGCCACCCCAGTCCTTAATGAAAATGACAGGCAATTCTAATTACCGGCCTGATGAAGTGGCTTACCCAGACTCATTTATCAACCCCTATGTAGGTAAATATTATCGTGATGGCTGTACAGAAGTGATGTCGATGGGGTTAGAGCACTTTGCGTCTTCAATAAAATTATATGAATTATTCAATCAAGATCCGGATATGTTTGATTGCCTGTTGGGCTTTTTAAACAATACTTCCGCACCAGAGCAAGACCTTTTTAAACAAATCCGCCAGCAACACAGCACTGACCATGATTTTTATGAGCAGCTGTTTAAGCGTGTGAAACCGATTAAAATTACTGAAGAAACGATCACCACAGGCCCTTTGACCGGTTATCAATTTTTGAATTCAAGCGCCAGGGACCACCAAACAAAACGCAAGAAAACCGGACGGTTAGTCATTGCACCACATGGCGACAATGACTTTATGGCATCAGCGTTAGAGGCTAAAGCCTGGGCTTATTTACACCAGTTGCATCAGCAGGGCATTCAATCTCAACCAATCAAAAACTTAAAAAAACTGATTACCCATCGCCAGGCACCTGACTGGTTTAAGCCTGGGATGATCATTCCTACATTAACAAGTTAACGGCTTAATACAACAGAAGACATAGCCAATTTATGTATCGGTTTAAAATTCAGCATTATTTAGGTGGTCCCCTCATCATCACACTGGATGCCGAATGGGAACAAAAAGCAACAGCAACAATAGAAGGTCCAGACTTTGATAGCTTCTTAGTCATGGATTATATGCAACACCACGGGTATACCCCCTTTGGCAAAACCGCAGCATTTCCACAACTAGCCCCTATGGATATTCACTGTACCTATTCCACGGCGCCTGAATTTGAGTTTGAAATACTCGAAGGGGATTTACTGCCCTACCCACCGTCACCCGGTTTATCAAAAGACAGTCTGCCTCCGGCAGAATACTACGACCATTTATTCCCCGCCTATAAACAAAAAATACCCTTTAAGTCATTTGAGGTGTATATCACTCAGCAACCTGGCGATACCCTAACAGGGTTTACTGACAATGGTAAGCCTTGGCATCGAGAAGTAACGTACCCACTCGGCTATATACGTGATACCAGCCAATCTGTTTTCCTGGATGTTATCATTGGCAATCACTCTGAGTCTGAACAGGTGTTTGTGGCAACCCCACCAGGTGAGTTTACAGTTTATATGCTGGGCTTTGATGATCAACCGAAAGCAGCAGCGGTATTTCAGCATCACTATCCCACAGCGGATCAAAAACGACTGAACTCCGTTACAGAAGCAAGTTTTACAATGATGTTAGACTTTGAGCCAGATTAACATTTCATTTTTGTTATTAACTTTTATCACCATAAATCTGCCTATTTAGATTTTACAGTTAGCTTTTTGCAGAAGTTTTTTTTATTTTGCCAAAGGTACATCTCTGACAGCACATCTAACACCGATCTATTATGATGCAGAATGACTACCTTAGCTGGAACATATATTGCGTATCAGATATCTCATTGTGAATGCGAAGAGGTGGTATAAAATGGGCTTGCTTAAAACAGTTTCAATATGTTTTGTTGGTATTCCTCTATTAGCCTCTGTTTATGGTGAAATGTCTAAGCCCAAAACACCAGAAGAAATTGCAAAACAAGCAGCCATTAAAAAAATGGAAGCTCAGCTAGCTGCAGACAAAAAAAAGCGTGAACAGTTTAAATTGAATAATCCGCAAATTGCGTTAATGCAAGATTTACGAAAAGAGCTAGATTTTTTACGAAAAAATAGTAGAACAAAAATTTCAAAAAATATTGACCTAACTAATTTAAAGATAGTATTAGCTGCTACTTACAGCCAAGCGGAGCTTGCATTGCAGTTAGACAACCACCTAGAAAAACTAAATACTGAAGAAAGAAAACTACTATCTGAATATAAACAGCGACTAGTAACTGACCAAAAATATTTGTTTCCACAACTACGTGACAAACTTGGGCCTGTATTACGTAAAAAGTTATGGAGACAAAATATTTCAGTTAAAACGATAAAATCTGGCTATCGCTATATACAGTTTTCTGGATCCTTATTTGCGTCTAATGCTGCTGTTGAAGACACCCATATAGCCATGTATGACATGTTGTGTAAAATGCGATTCAAAAAAGCAAATTATCAGTGGAGCGAGCACGCTGACTCATGGGTGTATACACTTAACAGCTATAATGATGGAGCCTTGGTCACAATGTATCAAGCTGCTTCCTGTAGAGCTTGATTACCAGGAGCTAATACGATTAGTATCAATTTTTCTGTTAGGTAGCAGACAATTTGACATACCACAGCTCCGACAAAACGGTATTGCCAGGCTCATCTGAGCGACAAGCACCTGCAATCAAAATAGGCTGATCATAGCTAATTGTTATCTGAGTGGAGACTTCGTTAGCATCTTTATTGGCCTTGGTGACATGAGCTAGGACATTTAACCACTTTTGTTGGGGATTATCCTTCACCGCTTCTAGTTTACCTGATATTCGCAGATGGTTTTCCTGGACCTTGCGCAGCAACCGAAACGATTGATCCGGCTGAACCTTAAGCTTCCCTGTTGAGATCAACTTAGCTGATTTATGTTGGGGGATTGCAGAGTCAGTTGAAGCTTGCCGACAAACATCAGCATCGTTTATTTCAACCAGAATAAACTCCAGTTGATCAGCTGGCAGCGTGCTTGATAAAAGCACGCTGCCTAACAAAATAATTCCTTTAAGCAAGTCCATTTTCCACCTGTTATTTATGACTGATTAAGTTAAATTATTTTAGCAATAATACGACTTATTTTCTTGCACAATTTTTTTATATCAGCGGTCGATTTTTCCATTCCCTTATACAATGACCGGATTGTATTTTCATGGTTGTATAAAGGTTTCCTTTGAACACGTCAGATGCTTCCTTTCAAAACATTCACACCGCCCAGTCTCTTTCCGATTTAATCAATGCCTTTTGGGGTTATCTAACACCAGTCGATCCGGTTGAACCCGAACCCACACCCGATGAATCCACGATCGAAACGACTGATACGTTATTTGGGTTACAGCAAGGGGGTAAGGTTTATCGGGAAAAAATCAATGCTCGAACCCGTGAGATTCTAGAGCGCGTCAAAGGCAACCCCAACGCCTTAACCGCGACAGATCGCGCAATTTTACGACAGTACAGTGGCCGCGGTGGTTTAAAAAATGAAGCCAGTTTGTTTGAGTATTATACCCCTACCCCGGTCGCGGAAGGTATTTGGGATGCGCTCGCCGTTAATGGCTTTGCTAACGGTAATGTCTTGGAACCCTCAACCGGTGCTGGGGTATTCAGCGCCACCAAACCCGAAGGAGTCATTATTTCCGGGGCCGAAATTGACGAAACCGCTGCTCAGGTGAATCAGCTGTTACACCCCACGGATAGTATTAAAAACCAATCCTTTGAAGAATTATGCGCCAATACCCCAGATAACAGTTTTGATTCTGTGGTGGGTAATGTGCCGTTTGGCGACGGACGACAGTTTGCCTTACATGACCCCGCTTACCGACAGGTGAAGTCAATTGAGCAGTACTTTGTGTTGCGTGCCATTGATAAAGCTAAACCGGGGGCTTTGGTTGCGTTAGTTGTCCCCCCTCGATTAATCGATAATTCGCGACTACATGCTTTCCGTGCCAAAGTCAGTAAAAAAGCAGAATTTTTAGGGGCACATAAATTACCCGCAAAAACCTTTAGTCAGCAAGGCACTGACACCGTTACTGATTTAATTGTCTTAAAAAAACACCCCTCCGATTTAATTGAAAAAATCGACACGTTATCTAAAGCGGTGTTAGAGGAAGCCAATGTTTTATGGACGCCTTTTATTAAAGGTCATTATTTTAAAGACGAAGGCAAACGCTTTATTCACCAACGCCCGGACAGTACCACCAAAGCCGCCCAACAATCCTTAAATAATACTGCGATTAAACGGGCTTTAGCCCATAAATTCACCAGTCGTATTGATTGGGATTTACTAGAAACAACCAAAGCAGTGGCCCCTCAATTTCAGAATGGTGATACCCGAGTCATTAATGGCCTGATGCACACCCTTACCGATGGCGAATGGATAGCCGCCCCTAAAGGCCAGCCCAATATCATTGATAAGTCCACCTATGGGGTTGGTTCCATTGAAGCGTTAACGGCTTTATTGGAAAGCCCTACCGGTTTACTGCAATTATCGTTTGAGCAAGCTGAATTGGCCTTTACTACCTGGCCTGAATTATTTAAACCCCACCAACGGGATGTGATCACTCATGCCCGACAACAGCCGGATACCTTACGCGAACAAGTATTGCGTGGTGGTATTCTGGGATGCCAGGTGATTCGATTAAAAAGCCAGTTGCAACAAGGCGAAACGGCTGAGGATTTAGGGGTTTTACAAGCCTTAATTAAAGCGGAATTTGAACGATACGGGCCACCGTCTCGCAGTAAAAAACTGATTGTTAAAGACAGCTCGGCTAAAGCCTGGGGCGCATTTGCCAATGCTATTGATAAAGACGGCACATTATCCCCCCTGTTACAGGGGCAGGTTACCGAACAGGCCCAAGGTTATGATCCAGGCCATGCCTTATCCATCGTTGAATATTTATTGACTGTCGAAAAGCTGCCCTTTGTGGAATTAGCCGACATTCAGCGCTTATATAACGGTTCCCCACCCATCGAAAACTTAGGGGATATTACTCGCTTTGATGCACTGGCAATTAGTCCTGACGGCCATATTTTTCCAGCCAATGAATACTACAGTGGCGATGTCGTAGACAAAAGCCAACAGCTATTGGCAACAATGGCCGATGAAAAAGACCAGCGGCTTATTGATAAATGGCAGGTGCAAATTGATGAGATGCAACGCCGCCGCAATCATACTGCTTTAAAAGAGGTGCAATTCAGTTTGCGCCATAAAACCCTGGACCGACAATATTTACTGGATTTTTTAAAGGAACAACAAGGGTTTCAATTTTCATATAAAGTCGAAAAGTCGGTAGCCACTCGACTCCCTAACGGCTCAATAGAAGTCAATCAAGCGCGTGTGGTCGATACGAAAGATCCCAGCGGGCAATTTTCAGCGATTGCACGTTGGGGTGAAAAACCCAAAGGGTTTGAGCTGCAATTACTCAATTATTTAAACGGTAAACCGACTCGCGTTAAAGAAGAAGACCAGGCGTATTTTCGGGAGCGGATGAAACGCTTGGAGTCACAATTTAATTTATACCTGCAAACCCATGTCGATGCAGAACAGATTGAACAGGAGTATAACGATCAGGTTAACCGCTATATTACCCCTGAATTGTCTGGCGAGAACTTAAATCTATCGGACACGTCCGGTGCAGTAAACCTCCATGATTACCAAAACAAAGCCATTCGCCAATTAAGCGAACAAGGGGCCGGTTTTTTATGTTTCGGGACAGGGCTGGGTAAAACCTTTTCAGGTTTAGGCCTTGCGCAATATAACCTGGACATGGGCCGCGCCAAACGCACCTTGATTGTTACCCCTGATAGTGTGTTAGAAAACTGGGGCCGTAATGCACAACAGTTTTACGCTAAAGGCAAACCATTTTTATTAGTCGGTTATCACACCAAAAAAGACAACGATGATTTGGTCGTCACAGAAGTCGTTGTTGATGATCAAGGTAACCCTAAGCTAGACAATGACGGCAAACCTGTAAAACGCGAGGTGATGGTTAAAGATGATCCGAAGACCATTTTCCAAAAATGCTGGGAAATTCCCCATGGTAAATACAATTTAATTATTATGTCTCACCAGGTGTATGAACGCCTGCCATTAAAACCCGAAACTAAATTACGCTATCAGGAAAAATGGTATAAAAATAATTTAATCAGCAATACCGAGCTATCAAAAGCAACCGAAAGTTATAAAAAGGAAAAAGAAAGAGCCCGGATTCAAGGGGAATACGGCGATGAAGGTACCACTAAAAAAGACCAGCTGCCGTATTTTGAAGATTTAGGCGTTGATAGTGTCATTGTTGATGAGGCTCACCGTTTTAAAAACTCGCATAAATTAGGCAGTAAAGGCAATAACCTGGCGTATTTATCCAAAGTCAGCCCCTCGCAACGGGCAAAGGATATGTCTTTAAAAATGGACTATTTACGCGATAACAATAACGGACGCGGGCCGTATATGTTGACGGCTACGCCACTGACCAGTAGCCCAGTCGAAGCCTTTAATATGTTATCCCTAACGATGCCAATGGAAAAATTTCATCAGCTGGGTATTTATACCCCGGATGATTTTATTGATGTATTTGGCGAAATTGATACCGTCAGTAAACTGAAAATCACCGGCGATAGTGTCGCCAAAGAAGGCTTGGTCGGCTTTAGAAATTTGAGTGGTCTGCGCAGTTTATTTAAAGAACAGGCCATTATTAAAAATGCCGGTGATGTAGGATTGGAAATACCCCAGGCAGAAGAAGTCAAAGCCGATTGCCTGTTATCCCTCGAGCAGATGGATAAATATGAGCAATTGCGCGAAGAAGCCGAAAAAGGCAGTGATCGCCCGATATTTTCAGTGATGCGGGAAATGGAACGGGTTGCCACCGATATGGATTTATTTAAAGGTATTCTGACCAGTTACATTCCGCAAAAACATAAACAAGCGGTGATGGCCGTTTTGGCTGGGATGCCACAAACCAAAACCATAACAGTTATGGCCGAAGACGGTAAAGAAAAACACACCATCGAACTGAATGATGATTTTAAAGATTATACCGACCCCATGCAGGTCATTTTTCATCAGGCTTTTGAAAAAGAGTTCGAGCAAGGGTTAAAAAAACACGGTATTCCCATTACGGATGTGACTCACCCGCTCCCTCCTAAATACAGTCGCTTAATGGAGAATTTACGCACCGAATATGAAGGTGGCGGCAAGCAATTAATCTTTTCCTCAGAAAAATCCCAGCACCGTAAATTAACCCGATTAATTCAGCATCACCTACCCATGGATATCAAAAAAATCGGGATTATTAATGCGGATGAAGCCGCCGGCGCCAAAACCCAAAAACTGGCCCATGAATACAACGCAGGCAGTATTCAAATTATTATTGCCAATGAGCGCGCTGAAGAAGGGGTGGATTTACAGCATGGTACTTCCGCCATCCATAACCTGACGTTCCCCTGGACACCCGACAAATTAACCCAACGTAAAGGCCGTGGGGTTCGCCAGGGGAATACCCAAAGTCGGGTTAAAATTTATAATTATGTCGCGCAAAGTACTTTAGATGAATATCGCCTGCATTTAATTGGTCGCAAGGAAGGCTGGATTAATAAAATCCTGACTGACAATAACATTCACCAGGCCAAAAACGGCGATATGTTGGACCCTGAAGAATTAGCCATGCTATTGGCATCAGATCCTGAAGCCTATCAACAAAAAATCGCGGAAGCCAAAGCCAAACGTGCCAAACAAGAAGCCGCTAAAGTCCGTGCCGATATTGTTCGGGAATTAAAAAGTCTATTAAATGCCGAAGCCGCGTTAATTGAACATCAAACTGAAAATACTGCGCTGGCGAAAGAAAAGCTGCAAAGTCGATTGGATAAAAACAGTAGTTCTATTGCGGCTATCAAAATCCAACTCGTCCACGGCGATGATCCTGTATTACAAAAAGAGCTGGCTCGTTATCAGTCCCAACATGAAAAACTCAGCCAACAATTAGCCAGCTTTGATGAAGACCATGCCGCCAAAGGCGAACAGCTGGAACACAAGATTAAGCGGCACCGGGTGTACTTGCTAGATAAAGCTGAAGAAGGCAAATTATTTTTTGATCCCAGTGTCATAACCAACACCGATCAGGTGTACATTATCGATAGTGATTATGTCATTACGGTAGGCACTGTACTTGAAGTCTCAGACCGGATTTGGGGTGATAATGCCGCGTATAAAGTGGTCAGTATTGAAGCTAAGCATGGTTTCCTCAATACGATTAATGTTGAAGGTCAAACCAAGCAGTTCTGGTTACAAGAGCTGGGCCGAGATGATATAAAGCTATCCTCATTATCCGCAGCTGATTTTGATAAACAACAGTTATTATCAAAGCGTTTGACCTATGAAAATTTAGAATCTATAGAACCCTCCATTTATCACCAGCTGGTGGACCAAATTAACCTGGAAGATGATGGTTTTTTAATTCAAAGTAGCGGTGGCACATTGCAACTGATCAATGGCAGACAAGCCACCGCTAAACAAAAAAGTCAGGTGTTCTGGCCAGAATCGAAAAACCAAGCTCAGTGTAAGCGGGTAATGGAATTTTATGCTGCCTTTGTTCGTGACCATCAATTAGTCCCTGAAGACAGTGACCAGTTTGATGAGTTGGAAAGTGTCATGACCACTTGGTTTGGCCGATCTTATGAAAGGAAAGTGACTTATTATTTAGATGCAGCCACTCAAGCGGATGTCAATGCACAACTGGCTAATACCTGGCAAACATTGAGTCAGGAAAAAGGACTCGCCACCAGTGATCACCGCCACAACCTCGACCAGTTTCGCAGTCAAATGAATGCACTGAATAGTGCATTACGGGAAGCAGTCAAAACGCTCGGCACCAATTTTTATGAAATAGAACGGTGGGTAAATAATTTTATTGCAGCCCAAGAAAATCAGCTGATCATGGCCGCCGGTCAACAGGCCACCCTGGAAGCAGAAGAAGCGGTAAAAAATCACGACGATTTTCGTGAAGTGCCAAAGCGCCTCGCTGATCAATTAGCCGAGGTTGGCATCACTGCACGCTTTAATACTACTGATATGACCACCGCCACCAAAAAAGCACGACGCCGGACTTGGGGTGGTGAATTTATTCCGGCTTTTGAGGCATTGTTTTTACATGATCGGTATGCCAAAAACGGCAAGCTCTATGCAAATAAAGATGAACTCAAAGCCCATTATGGGGCTTCCTTTACCATGGACAGCCCAGGGTTTGATGGCTCCTGGTGGTGGCTACGTTCACCGACAAATGAAGATTTACAACAGATAACTGAATTATTGGTGTAACAATGGCAATTAACGTATTCACTGAAACTGAATTACAACCTTTGCTGGAAGAAGCCACAGCGAACCAGACCAAAGCACAGTTTATTAGTCGCACGGTTAAAAACCTGATCAATACGTTACGGCGTAACGCATTACATTACCGGGCTTATGGTCCCTACTGGTGGTGGTTAAAACAACTCTTAATGGAGCAAGGCGATACGCGCACATTATTTTCAGTCGGTAATCTCGATGAAGAAATCCTGTGCCAACTGTCGTTCAGTGATCCCGCTTATGGCATTGTCGCGGCTTGGCAATACGCGGAATGGCAGTTTGAAATGGGAGCACAAGCGAATACCCAACATGTGCTGGATACCGAAGAGGGTGACTTATTGACCTATGAACTTTTTGATGAAGAGCTAGAAGTCAGGGCTGCTCTACGCCAGGCCCACTGAACCGCGACCTGTGAGGGACATATTATTGTTACACTGATTGCCGTGGAACATAAGAAATGTTCCACGTGTAACTTGTGTAGCAGTGCTACACAACACATATAACCCACCCATATACAACATTTTTTTATCTGCCGTACTTTGTATTAAATCATTATATACTCGCTGAAAAGGCGAGTTTATGGCAGTAAAGACCGAAAAACCCAAGCAGAAAAAAAGCCGTTGGAAACGCTTGTTTTCCGGCTTTAATGAAAACGAACCGGCTATTCATGACAGCCAGGTCAATGGGATTGCATCTGATATTTCCAGTGTTGAACGACTGTTGAATCAACCGCTCCAAACCGATGATGCCAGCCACTACGAACAATTAAAAATCCCCTTCCCTGCTGACAGAACCCAGCAATACAAAATCTATGATGATATGGCGGTGGATCCGTCTATTGATGCTGCTTTAAAAATGCACATTCAGCATGCCCTTTCTGCAACAACTGACACCAATGAGATCATTTTTATTGAGTCGAAAGATGGTCAACCAAACCAAGTGATTTCAGATTTGAATGATACCTTCCGGGATTTGTTTAATGCCCAGCTCCATAACTGGGCCTATGAAGCGGCGAAGTATGGCGTCTGTTATGTGCGCCCTTATGGAAAAGAAGGCAAAGGCATTCAACATATACGACATGACCGTTACACTCACCCGATCTCGATTAAAGAGTTTGAGCGAGCCGGGCTATTGTGTGGTTATCGTTCTAAACATCAACCCGCCGATCAAAAGCAACAACTGATTGAACCCTGGAAAATCATTGGCTTTAAAATCCCGCAATGGTCAAACCTCTGTTGTCACCAACAGCACCAAGCCTCAAGAGAGCAAGCCCATTTTAACCTGGCATCCGATGACTACGAAAATGACCCGGTTGTTGAAACGACACATTATGGGGAATCATTGTTAAGAGCAGCTTTTGATCCCTGGCAAAAACTTGAACAAGCATCAGCAGCTTTAAGTGTGGCTCGCTGGAATGCAGGAAAAAAAGATCGGTTTATTGGTGTCAATGTGGGGCAAGAATCCCCTCAAAAAGCTGCGGGTTATTTCAATACCATTGCCAAAATTCTGAAACAGAAAGCTGACCACTCATCTAATCAGGCGATGTCTCGCGGCTTCTTTAACACTATCAATAACCTGGTGTTTCCGGTGTGGTCGAGTGGGTCTGGCAAAGTGGATATTCAAACCGAAGTCAACGATGTAAATATCGCCTCCATCGAAGACGTGAATTTTATCGTCAACCGGCTTGCGTCAGCACTGAGCGTTGATAAATCATTATTGGGATTTACCGATGACTTGTCGGGTGGTCTCGGTGATGGTGGATTTTTTCGGATGGCCATCGCGGCAGCTATCAAAGCGAATCTGGTAAGGAATGCCATGCGTAACGGTATCGAGCGACTGTTCGAAATCCATGTGGCGTATAAATACAATAAAGTTTATACCCCCGATGACAAACCCTGGGTGATTAAATTCAACAGTATCAATACGGCACTTGAACAAGAGCAAGCTCAAGCGCAAGAAGTACGAGCCAACTTTGCGACATCTGTCGTTTCACTGATCCAACTGATTGACCCTGAGTTCCAGTTACTTGATAAAAAAGACTCTCTGAACTGGGTCATGACTGAACTGATGCAGTTCCAAGCAGACGACATCAGTCCTCTGTTTACTTCCAAAAAGCCCTCCCCTACTTCAACCCCATCAAGCAAACCTAACGAGTCTACT
This sequence is a window from Spartinivicinus ruber. Protein-coding genes within it:
- a CDS encoding portal protein, with the protein product MAVKTEKPKQKKSRWKRLFSGFNENEPAIHDSQVNGIASDISSVERLLNQPLQTDDASHYEQLKIPFPADRTQQYKIYDDMAVDPSIDAALKMHIQHALSATTDTNEIIFIESKDGQPNQVISDLNDTFRDLFNAQLHNWAYEAAKYGVCYVRPYGKEGKGIQHIRHDRYTHPISIKEFERAGLLCGYRSKHQPADQKQQLIEPWKIIGFKIPQWSNLCCHQQHQASREQAHFNLASDDYENDPVVETTHYGESLLRAAFDPWQKLEQASAALSVARWNAGKKDRFIGVNVGQESPQKAAGYFNTIAKILKQKADHSSNQAMSRGFFNTINNLVFPVWSSGSGKVDIQTEVNDVNIASIEDVNFIVNRLASALSVDKSLLGFTDDLSGGLGDGGFFRMAIAAAIKANLVRNAMRNGIERLFEIHVAYKYNKVYTPDDKPWVIKFNSINTALEQEQAQAQEVRANFATSVVSLIQLIDPEFQLLDKKDSLNWVMTELMQFQADDISPLFTSKKPSPTSTPSSKPNESTHEQKQFK